In one Acanthochromis polyacanthus isolate Apoly-LR-REF ecotype Palm Island chromosome 20, KAUST_Apoly_ChrSc, whole genome shotgun sequence genomic region, the following are encoded:
- the oplah gene encoding 5-oxoprolinase, whose protein sequence is MAETKRKFDFAIDRGGTFTDVFARLPDGRERVLKLLSRDPQNYKDAPTEGIRRVLEEETGRAFPRDQPVDTSLIGWIRMGTTVATNALLEREGERTALMVTKGFKDLLHIGTQARPKLFDLEVAMPDVLYEEVIEVDERVVLQQDSCKLPKKDPKRIVTGSTGDSLEVWKELELEQVEKDLRGVLSRGITSLAVLLLHSYTWSDHERAVGSLALRLGFTQVSLSSEVMPMVRAVPRGYTVCADAYLTPKIRQYLKGFTSGFKGGLKEVDVLFMQSDGGLTPMEQFCGSRAILSGPAGGVVGYAITSYSQMEKKPVIGFDMGGTSTDVSRYAGQYEHVFEATTAGVTLQAPQLDINTVAAGGGSRLFFRSGMFVVGPESAGAHPGPACYRKGGPLTVTDANLALGRLLPSFFPKIFGPGENEPLSSEETTKHFRRLTEEINLFLSSNQSQAASNGANHSHKSMLPTSQSVMSMEEVAMGFIRVANEAMCRPIRALTQAKGHDTSQHVLACFGGAGGQHACAIARALGMKTVFIHKYSGVLSAYGLALADVVEEVQEPCSLQYEQHSFGELDRRVEQLSKRCHDTLCARGFTSGQITTEVFLHLRYEGTDCALMVTAAGYPSNNQSCRAGDFRSAFTKRYLKEFGFTIPDRPIMVDDIRVRGCGKSGIKSVYKTKMGHKQTKPVTTTKCYFEDGYLDTSVYLWEELPCGYSIQGPAIIIDKNSTILVEPCCEACLTEEGDVCMTVGSDPHCALGTELNTVQLSIFSHRFMSIAEQMGRVLQRTSISTNIKERLDFSCAVFGPDGGLVSNAPHIPVHLGAMQETVQYQIRSLGNKLKEGDVILSNHPCAGGSHLPDLTVITPVFRKGVSGPVFFVASRGHHADIGGITPGSMPPHSTSLQQEGAVFTSFKLVTGGVFQEEAVTEALMAPAQYPDCSGTRNLHDNLSDLRAQVAANQRGSQLVAELIDSYGLAVVQAYMGYIQSNAELAVRDMLRDFARRQQTGSLEVESEDFMDDGTAIRLRVQINKEEGSAVFDFTGTGTEVWGNCNAPRAITLSALIYCLRCMVGQDIPLNQGCLAPIKVIIPPGSILQPSQNAAVVGGNVLTSQRVVDVIFRAFEVCAASQGCMNNISFGSERVGYYETVAGGAGAGPGWNGRSGVHSHMTNTRITDPEILEKRYPVILEQFSLRPGSGGAGKHCGGNGVIRKLLFRNKVVLSVLTERRSTRPYGLQGGEDGAAGLNLLHRADGRVLNLGAKTSVSLQPGDMFCLYTPGGGGYGREEEHNSRAQTKRRRLNETFPERGSVFDYRMAQEGV, encoded by the exons ATGGCTGAAACTAAGCGGAAATTCGACTTTGCCATCGACCGAGGCGGCACCTTCACAGATGTGTTTGCACGGCTGCCCGACGGTCGTGAGAGAGTCCTGAAGCTTCTGTCCCGGGACCCCCAGAACTACAAGGACGCCCCCACTGAGGGGATCCGCAGAGTCCTGGAGGAG GAAACAGGGCGGGCTTTTCCCCGCGATCAGCCTGTGGACacctctctgattggctggatcAGAATGGGAACCACGGTGGCCACCAATGCGCTGctggagagggagggggagaggacGGCACTCATGGTCACAAAGGGCTTCAAGGACTTGCTGCACATTGGCACACAGGCCAGACCAAAGCTGTTTGATTTG gAGGTTGCGATGCCCGATGTGCTGTATGAGGAGGTAATAGAGGTGGATGAGCGAGTCGTCCTCCAGCAAGATAGCTGCAAGCTTCCCAAGAAAGATCCCAAACGTATCGTCACAG GCAGTACGGGGGATTCTTTGGAAGTGTGGAAGGAGTTGGAGCTGGAGCAAGTGGAAAAAGACCTGAGAGGAGTTTTGTCACGCGGTATCACCAGCCTGGCCGTCCTTCTGCTGCATTCATACAC ATGGTCGGATCATGAGAGAGCAGTGGGCTCTTTGGCGCTCCGTCTGGGCTTCACCCAGGTGTCTCTTTCCAGTGAGGTCATGCCGATGGTGCGGGCTGTCCCTCGAGGCTACACGGTTTGCGCCGACGCCTATCTCACACCCAAAATTCGTCAGTATTTAAAAGGCTTTACGTCTGGCTTCAAGGGTGGCCTAAAG GAAGTGGACGTGTTGTTCATGCAGTCTGATGGAGGTCTGACTCCCATGGAGCAGTTCTGTGGTTCTCGGGCCATTCTATCCGGTCCAGCGGGAGGTGTGGTGGGATACGCCATCACCTCTTACAGCCAGATGGAGAAAAAACCTGTGATCGGCTTTGATATGGGAG GAACTTCCACTGATGTGAGTCGATATGCAGGCCAGTATGAACATGTGTTTGAAGCTACCACAGCAGGAGTCACCCTGCAAGCACCTCAGCTGGACATCAACACCGTGGCTGCAGGTGGAGGATCCCGACTGTTTTTCAG ATCAGGAATGTTTGTAGTTGGACCAGAGTCTGCAGGTGCACATCCAGGACCTGCCTGTTACAGAAAAG GTGGCCCTCTGACTGTAACTGATGCTAACTTAGCCCTGGGTCGCCTCCTCCCTTCCTTTTTTCCAAAGATCTTCGGGCCTGGAGAGAACGAACCCTTGTCCTCGGAGGAGACGACGAAACATTTCCGTCGTCTCACTGAGGAGATCAACCTCTTCCTGTCTTCTAACCAATCACAG gcTGCCTCTAATGGAGCTAACCACTCACACAAGAGCATGTTGCCAACCAGCCAATCAGTGATGAGCATGGAGGAGGTTGCTATGGGATTTATTCGTGTTGCCAATGAGGCCATGTGTCGGCCAATCAGAGCTCTGACACAG GCAAAGGGTCATGACACATCCCAGCATGTGTTGGCATGTTTCGGGGGTGCAGGTGGCCAGCATGCCTGTGCTATTGCCCGAGCCCTGGGGATGAAGACTGTCTTTATACATAA GTACAGTGGCGTGCTGTCAGCCTATGGTTTGGCTCTGGCGGAtgtggtggaggaggtgcaggagcCGTGTTCGCTGCAGTACGAGCAGCACTCTTTCGGCGAGCTCGACCGGAGGGTGGAGCAGCTCTCCAAACGCTGCCACGACACACTCTGTGCACGTGGCTTCACCAG CGGTCAGATAACCACTGAGGTGTTCCTCCACCTGCGTTACGAAGGCACCGACTGCGCTCTCATGGTCACTGCTGCCGGATACCCCAGCAACAACCAGTCCTGTCGAGCTGGTGACTTCCGCAGTGCCTTCACCAAACG ttACCTGAAGGAGTTTGGATTCACCATCCCAGACAGACCCATCATGGTGGATGACATCAGAGTGAGAGGTTGTGGAAAATCTGGCATCAAGTCTGTGTATAAAACAAAGATGGGACACAAGCAGACCAAACCTGTCACG acgACCAAGTGTTACTTTGAGGATGGCTACCTGGACACAAGTGTCTACTTATGGGAGGAGCTGCCATGTGGTTACAGCATCCAAGGACCAGCCATCATCATTGACAAGAACAG CACCATCCTGGTGGAGCCCTGCTGTGAAGCCTGTTTAACAGAAGAGGGCGACGTTTGCATGACTGTAGGCTCGGACCCTCATTGTGCTCTGGGCACTGAGCTCAACACTGTGCAGCTCTCCATCTTCTCCCACCGCTTCATGAGCATAGCAG AGCAGATGGGCAGAGTTCTCCAAAGAACCTCCATCTCCACAAACATCAAGGAGCGTCTGGACTTCTCCTGTGCTGTGTTTGGACCAGATGGAGGCCTGGTGTCCAACGCGCCCCACATCCCTGTCCACCTGGGGGCTATGCAAGAGACTGTCCAGTACCAG atcaGATCACTGGGGAACAAGCTGAAGGAAGGGGATGTGATTCTGAGTAACCACCCATGTGCTGGAGGCAGCCATCTCCCAGACCTCACCGTCATCACACCG GTGTTTAGAAAAGGAGTGAGCGGGCCTGTGTTCTTTgtggccagcagggggcaccATGCCGACATTGGAGGCATCACTCCAGGCTCCATGCCCCCCCACTCTACCTCCCTTCAGCAGGAGGGAGCTGTCTTCACTTCCTTTAAGCTCGTCACTGGGGGGGTCTTCCAGGAAGAAG CTGTAACTGAAGCTCTGATGGCTCCGGCCCAGTACCCAGACTGCTCTGGGACTCGTAATCTCCATGACAACCTGTCAGACCTGCGGGCTCAGgtggcagccaatcagagaggcAGCCAGCTGGTGGCAGAGCTGATTGACAGCTACGGTCTGGCTGTGGTTCAGGCCTACATGGGCTACATCCAG AGTAATGCAGAGCTGGCAGTGAGGGACATGTTGAGAGATTTTGCGCGACGGCAACAAACCGGCTCCTTGGAGGTGGAGTCGGAGGATTTCATGGATGACGGGACGGCGATCAGACTTCGGGTCCAGATTAATAAAGAAGAG GGCAGTGCGGTGTTTGACTTCACGGGAACAGGAACAGAGGTGTGGGGGAACTGCAATGCTCCACGGGCCATCACACTCTCTGCTCTCATTTACTGCCTGCGCTGCATGGTAGGACAGGACATTCCTCTAAACCAG GGTTGTCTTGCACCGATTAAAGTCATCATCCCTCCTGGttccatcctgcagccttcccagaatgcagctgttgttggagGGAATGTGCTCACAtcccagagagtggttgatgtCATTTTTAGGGCGTTTGAGGTGTGCGCTGCCTCACAG GGCTGCATGAACAACATTTCATTCGGAAGTGAGAGGGTTGGTTATTATGAGACCGTTGCTGGGGGAGCGGGGGCGGGGCCAGGCTGGAACGGGCGCAGTGGCGTCCACAGTCACATGACCAACACCCGCATCACTGACCCCGAGATTCTGGAGAAGCG GTATCCAGTGATTTTAGAGCAGTTCTCTCTGCGGCCCGGCTCAGGAGGAGCAGGGAAACACTGTGGCGGAAATGGTGTGATCCGTAAACTCCTGTTCAGGAACAAGGTTGTTCTGTCTGTCCTGACAGAGAGGCGATCCACCCGCCCCTACGGTCTCCAGG GGGGTGAGGATGGTGCAGCAGGACTGAATCTTCTCCACAGAGCAGACGGACGAGTGCTCAACCTGGGAGCTAAAACCAGCGTGAGCCTTCAGCCTGGG GACATGTTCTGCCTCTACACTCCTGGAGGAGGTGGATAtggaagagaggaggaacataACAGCAGAGCTCAGACCAAGAGGAGGCGCTTGAATGAGACATTCCCTGAGAGGGGCAGCGTCTTTGACTATCGAATGGCACAAGAAGGAGTGTGA
- the shrprbck1r gene encoding ranBP-type and C3HC4-type zinc finger-containing protein 1, whose translation MSLSSGGWTQPAGYAPDQPAALPDHHYGASQSQLGCQTVLMSVRVSVCHSGIRPLCLPGAGDESLRLQLSMDPGKSGEFRLSLQDSSGTGRSVTVTEFDLRNVNYEVKSPTCHELSLVAPPHDRISFNFRCEQEAQEWATVVMSSLREAHRVAPQDNGPQNPLDILHRQNTLTLQRTEDTCIELTRAIEAGDLQSASVFAAALARQHVALKIQPSSNDFEDTEINLTVVVEDSSSSCCVTVKVFPHMTTASLKQQMFLEYGFHPRVQRWVIGQCLCTDQRSLASYGVRQNGDTAFLYLLSARHARLTLQALQQDQESALLLNPPSLSQNPPLTATSTNGPSSQDWRPYTTLPSRLRASSNTGGSERQNINEIRDLINLEMPQLSEALSPNTSSTTGWSCPSCTYINKPTRPGCEICSTNRPENYVIPGGYRPDALELRRIQQEKEAIRQYQQAREEERRENFARLVMMDGQDLVPNPEPVDCRICYVDLQPGEGVLLRECLHCFCKECLRSVIMMSEEPEVSCPYRDDTYSCARSLQEREIRALVPAEDYERWLQRGLSVAESRCEGSYHCATPDCLGWCVYEDTVNVFHCPVCRKHNCLICKSIHEGMNCKQYQDDLAARAINDSAARRTTHLLKTLVQSGEAMHCPQCGIIVQKRDGCDWLRCTVCHTEICWVTRGPRWGPRGPGDTSGGCRCNVNNQKCHPKCQNCH comes from the exons ATGTCGCTGAGTTCGGGCGGTTGGACTCAACCCGCCGGCTACGCACCGGACCAGCCCGCCGCTCTGCCCGACCACCACTATGGGGCCTCGCAGTCGCAACTTGGCTGCCAAACAGTCCTCATGTCGGTTCGGGTGTCGGTGTGCCATTCTGGTATTCGGCCGTTGTGTCTTCCGGGAGCAGGTGATGAGTCACTCCGCCTGCAGCTCAGCATGGACCCGGGGAAATCCGGGGAATTCCGGCTGTCGCTCCAAGACAGCAGCGGGACTGGCCGGAGTGTG ACCGTCACTGAGTTTGATCTGAGGAACGTAAACTATGAAGTGAAGTCGCCAACGTGCCACGAGCTGAGTCTGGTGGCTCCTCCACACGACAGGATCAGCTTCAACTTCCGCTGTGAGCAGGAGGCCCAGGAGTGGGCTACTGTGGTCATGTCATCGTTGAGAGAAGCACACAGAG TTGCCCCTCAGGATAATGGTCCACAGAACCCCCTCGACATTCTCCATCGGCAGAACACCTTGACTTTGCAACGGACAG AGGACACTTGCATAGAGCTAACCAGAGCCATAGAGGCAGGCGACTTGCAGTCTGCTTCAGTCTTTGCTGCTGCCCTCGCCCGTCAACATGTGGCTTTAAAGATCCAGCCCTCCTCCAATGACTTTGAAGACACTGAAATCAA tttgactGTTGTAGTGGAGGATTCCTCCTCATCCTGTTGTGTCACTGTGAAAGTTTTCCCACATATGACTACTGCTTCACTGAAACAGCAG atgtttCTTGAATATGGCTTTCACCCACGGGTGCAGCGCTGGGTGATTGGCCAGTGCCTGTGCACTGACCAGCGGTCTCTCGCCTCGTATGGCGTTCGTCAAAATGGTGACACAGCTTTCTTGTACCTCTTATCAGCCCGCCATGCTCGCTTGACCCTCCAAGCCCTCCAGCAGGATCAGGAGAGCGCTCTCCTCCTTAATCCTCCATCTCTGTCTCAAAACCCCCCGCTCACTGCTACCTCCACTAATGGACCCTCATCTCAGGACTGGAGGCCGTACACCACTCTTCCTTCTCGACTCCGTGCCAGCAGCAACACTG GTGGgtcagagagacaaaacatcaATGAGATCAGAGACCTCATCAACCTAGAAATGCCTCAGCTCAGTGAGGCACTGAGCCCCAACACAAGCTCCACCACG GGTTGGTCGTGCCCCTCATGCACCTACATTAATAAACCGACACGGCCGGGCTGTGAGATCTGCAGTACAAACCGTCCTGAAAACTACGTTATCCCAGGTGGATACCGCCCTGATGCACTGGAGCTCAGACGAATCCAGCAGGAGAAGGAAGCTATCAGACAGTACCAGCAG GCAAGGGAAGAGGAGCGAAGGGAGAACTTTGCCCGGCTGGTGATGATGGATGGTCAAGATCTGGTGCCAAACCCTGAGCCTGTGGACTGTAGGATCTGCTATGTGGACCTACAGCCAGGAGAGGGCGTCCTGCTGAGGGAGTGTCTCCACTGTTTCTGCAA GGAGTGCTTACGCTCAGTCATCATGATGAGTGAGGAGCCTGAGGTGTCCTGTCCCTACAGAGATGACACTTACTCCTGTGCCCGCTCCCTGCAGGAGAGGGAGATCAGAGCA CTGGTGCCAGCAGAGGACTATGAGCGCTGGCTGCAGAGAGGACTTTCAGTTGCAGAGTCTCGGTGTGAGGGCAGCTATCATTGTGCAACTCCAGATTGTCTGGGTTGGTGTGTGTACGAGGATACCGTCAATGTCTTCCACTGTCCTGTCTGTAGGAAACACAACTGCCTAATTTGCAAG TCTATTCATGAGGGAATGAACTGTAAGCAATACCAGGATGATCTAGCAGCCCGCGCTATAAATGACTCTGCTGCGAGAAGGACAACGCATCTGCTAAAG ACTCTTGTGCAGTCAGGGGAGGCCATGCACTGTCCCCAGTGTGGCATCATTGTGCAGAAGAGGGATGGATGCGATTGGCTGCGCTGCACTGTCTGTCACACTGAGATCTGTTGGGTAACCAGAGGGCCTCGCTGGGGGCCTCGG GGTCCTGGAGACACGAGTGGAGGATGTCGGTGCAATGTCAACAATCAGAAATGTCATCCTAAATGCCAAAATTGCCACTAA
- the prlh2 gene encoding prolactin releasing hormone 2, with the protein MLPGRAAHVRHCVLTSRWLPAALALLLLLSSSLSRAHSTTVEHDFHIVHNVDNRSPEIDPFWYVGRGVRPIGRFGKRHSSVEALGSGGMQPVVRTLELLLNSLRNKENLGKVLDEEGRDWLP; encoded by the exons ATGCTGCCTGGGAGAGCGGCTCATGTCCGGCACTGCGTCCTGACAAGCCGCTGGCTGCCCGCAGCTCtggcgctgctgctgctgctctcctccaGCCTCAGCCGCGCTCACAGCACCACGGTGGAGCACGACTTCCACATCGTCCACAATGTCGACAACAGAA GTCCAGAGATAGACCCGTTCTGGTACGTGGGACGTGGGGTGAGACCCATCGGACGCTTCGGGAAGAGGCACAGCAGTGTGGAAGCTCTGGGCAGCGGAGGGATGCAGCCCGTCGTCAGGACGTTGGAGCTGCTGCTCAACAGTCTCAGAAATAAGGAGAACCTCGGAAAAGTGCTCGACGAGGAGGGCAGGGATTGGTTACCGTGA